A genomic window from Sebastes fasciatus isolate fSebFas1 chromosome 7, fSebFas1.pri, whole genome shotgun sequence includes:
- the srsf7a gene encoding serine and arginine rich splicing factor 7a has product MSSSHYSSSRSSSRATDCKVYVGDLGNGAAKGELERAFSYYGPLRTVWVARNPPGFAFVEFEDPRDAEDAVKGMDGKILCGSRVRVEMSTGMSRKGRGRPSRRQFDPQDRCYQCGDRGHYAYDCYRFSKRGGRRSRSRSHSRSRSRSRSRGHRYRSRSRSRSNSRSRRRSPSYSRRRSRSGSQARSKSRTPVRSRSRSRSRSGSKPRRRSASRSRSKSANHKRNSRSRSATPHRSATPADD; this is encoded by the exons ATGTCGTCGTCACACTATTCGTCCTCCCGTAGTTCATCTCGGGCCACCGACTGTAAAGTTTACGTGGGTGACTTGGGCAATGGTGCTGCCAAGGGGGAGCTGGAGCGAGCATTCAGTTATTATGGCCCACTGAGAACCGTCTGGGTGGCCAGGAACCCGCCTGGGTTTGCCTTTGTGGAGTTTGAGGATCCCAGAGATGCAGAAGATGCTGTGAAAGGCATGGATGGAAA GATCCTTTGTGGTTCCCGTGTTCGTGTGGAGATGTCAACAGGCATGTCGAGGAAGGGCCGTGGGCGCCCCAGCCGACGCCAGTTCGACCCACAAGATCGGTGTTACCAGTGTGGGGACCGGGGCCACTACGCTTATGACTGCTACCGCTTTAGCAAGAGAGGAGGCCGTCGCAGCAG GTCTCGCTCTCATTCTCGATCTCGCTCCAGGTCCAGGTCCCGCGGACACCGTTATCGCTCTCGCTCCCGCAGCCGTAGCAACAGCAG GAGCCGTCGGCGATCTCCGTCCTACTCCAGACGCAGGAGCAG GTCAGGCTCCCAAGCCCGGTCCAAGTCCAGGACTCCAGTGAGAAG TCGTTCCAGATCTCGATCTCGGTCTGGCTCTAAGCCCAGAAGACGCTCTGCCTCACGCTCACGATCGAAGTCAGCCAATCACAAGAGGAACAG TCGTTCCCGTTCAGCAACTCCACACCGAAGCGCTACGCCAGCAGACGACTGA